In Vigna unguiculata cultivar IT97K-499-35 chromosome 3, ASM411807v1, whole genome shotgun sequence, a single genomic region encodes these proteins:
- the LOC114179319 gene encoding heat stress transcription factor A-8, producing the protein MVKSNENGSGSGAVPPFLKKCYDMVEDRNTDSVIRWSDGGDSFVISDTTQFSVTLLPTYFKHNNFSSFIRQLNIYGFRKIDTDCWEFANENFVRGQKQLLKNIRRRKHPHVADQQKALPENDNSDEPSQEVPHHGLWKEVENLKSDKNSLTQELVKLRQHQESAENKLLLLSDRLQGMEKHQQQMLSFLVMVVQSPGFLVQLLHPKENNWRLSESWNILDQDKQDDKPIASDGMIIKYKPPVGEKLKPVVPLSPAFEKQTEPELSADGLKDLCISSEFMKVLLDEKFSPLENHSPFLLPDLPDDGSWEQLFLGSPFSGNIEDSNKESEERTDNGMEIEPTISETPNENFRTFESMIVEMEKNRE; encoded by the exons ATGGTGAAATCGAACGAAAATGGTTCTGGTTCAGGTGCGGTGCCTCCGTTCTTGAAGAAGTGTTACGATATGGTGGAAGACCGGAACACGGACTCCGTTATCCGTTGGAGCGATGGCGGCGACAGTTTCGTCATATCTGACACCACGCAATTCTCCGTCACGCTACTTCCCACCTATTTCAAACACAACAATTTCTCCAGTTTTATTAGACAACTCAATATTTAT GGTTTCAGGAAAATTGATACGGATTGCTGGGAATTTGCCAATGAAAATTTTGTTAGGGGTCAAAAGCAATTGTTGAAAAATATACGCAGAAGAAAACATCCACACGTTGCAGACCAACAAAAAGCATTGCCTGAGAATGACAACAGTGATGAACCATCCCAAGAGGTACCCCATCATGGCCTTTGGAAAGAAGTTGAGAATCTCAAATCTGATAAGAATTCGCTGACCCAGGAGTTGGTCAAACTCAGGCAACACCAGGAATCTGCTGAGAACAAGTTGCTGCTCCTGAGTGATCGCCTTCAAGGAATGGAAAAGCATCAGCAACAGATGCTATCATTCTTAGTCATGGTCGTGCAAAGCCCTGGGTTCCTGGTTCAATTGCTTCATCCAAAGGAAAATAATTGGCGTTTGTCTGAATCATGGAATATATTAGATCAAGATAAACAAGATGACAAGCCAATTGCTTCTGATGGGATGATAATAAAGTATAAGCCACCAGTAGGTGAAAAACTCAAGCCTGTAGTTCCCCTATCTCCAgcttttgaaaaacaaacaGAACCTGAGCTCTCTGCAGATGGGCTCAAAGACTTGTGCATTAGTTCTGAGTTCATGAAAGTGCTTCTGGATGAAAAATTTAGTCCATTAGAAAACCATTCTCCATTTCTCCTACCAGATTTACCTGATGACGGTTCATGGGAACAGCTTTTTCTAGGCAGTCCTTTTTCGGGAAACATTGAAGATTCTAATAAAGAAAGTGAGGAGCGCACGGATAATGGAATGGAAATAGAACCGACAATATCTGAGACCCCAAATGAAAATTTTCGAACTTTTGAATCGATGATTGTTGAGATGGAGAAAAATCGAGAATGA
- the LOC114178125 gene encoding vacuolar iron transporter 1-like encodes MAVTLEDEKEGLLNVHTEKHFTAGKVVRDIIIGVSDGLTVPFALAAGLSGTDATSAIVLTAGIAEVVAGAISMGLGGYLAAKSEADHYDRELKREQEEIIAVPETEAAEVGEILAEYGIEAHEYAPVVNALSKNPQAWLDFMMKFELGLEKPDPRRALHSAMTIAVAYIVGGLVPLVPYMFIRRASEAVLFSVMVTLVALLVFGYAKGHFTGNKPFRSAFETALIGAIASAAAFGMAKAFNP; translated from the exons ATGGCTGTTACCTTGGAAGATGAGAAAGAGGGCCTTCTCAATGTCCACACTGAGAAGCACTTCACCGCCGGCAAAGTCGTCCGCGACATCATCATTGGCGTTTCCGACGGCCTCACAGTTCCTTTCGCTCTCGCCGCCGGTCTCTCCGGCACCGATGCCACCTCCGCCATCGTTCTCACTGCCGGCATAGCTGAAGTCGTCGCCGGCGCCATCTCGATGGGTCTCGGAGG TTATTTGGCAGCTAAGAGTGAAGCCGATCATTATGACAGAGAATTGAAAAGGGAGCAAGAAGAAATAATCGCAGTGCCAGAAACTG AAGCAGCAGAGGTAGGAGAAATACTAGCTGAGTATGGGATAGAAGCACACGAATACGCACCTGTGGTGAATGCTCTGAGTAAAAACCCTCAGGCATGGCTTGATTTCATGATGAA GTTTGAGCTGGGATTAGAGAAGCCAGACCCAAGGAGAGCATTGCACAGTGCAATGACAATTGCAGTTGCTTACATAGTTGGTGGTCTTGTTCCTCTTGTTCCTTACATGTTCATTCGAAGGGCTTCAGAGGCTGTTTTGTTCTCAGTTATGGTTACATTGGTTGCATTGCTGGTTTTTGGTTATGCCAAGGGCCACTTCACTGGCAATAAACCATTTAGAAGTGCTTTTGAAACAGCTCTAATTGGTGCTATCGCCTCTGCAGCTGCTTTTGGTATGGCAAAAGCTTTCAATCCATAG
- the LOC114177708 gene encoding vacuolar iron transporter 1-like, which yields MAAAEHGISLEPETKNLLNHHTEKHFTAGEIVRDIIIGVSDGLTVPFALAAGLSGANATSSIVLTAGIAEVAAGAISMGLGGYLAAKSESDNYARELKREQEEIVTMPETEAAEVAEILAEYGIEAHEYAPVVNALRKNPQAWLDFMMKFELGLEKPDPKRALYSAMTIAIAYILGGVVPLLPYMFISKASEAVVFSVVVTLVALLIFGYAKGHFTGNKPFRSALETAFIGAIASAAAFGMAKAFNP from the exons ATGGCCGCCGCCGAACACGGAATAAGCCTCGAACCTGAGACAAAGAACCTTCTCAACCACCACACCGAGAAGCACTTCACCGCCGGCGAAATAGTCCGCGATATCATCATCGGCGTTTCCGACGGCCTCACCGTTCCCTTCGCTCTCGCCGCCGGCCTCTCCGGCGCCAATGCCACCTCCTCCATCGTTCTCACCGCTGGCATAGCCGAAGTCGCCGCCGGCGCTATTTCCATGGGGCTCGGCGG TTATTTGGCAGCAAAGAGTGAAAGCGATAATTACGCGAGGGAATTGAAAAGAGAGCAAGAAGAAATCGTCACGATGCCGGAAACTG AAGCGGCAGAGGTAGCAGAAATACTAGCTGAGTATGGGATTGAGGCACACGAATATGCACCTGTGGTGAATGCTCTCAGAAAAAACCCTCAGGCATGGCTTGATTTCATGATGAA ATTTGAACTGGGACTAGAGAAGCCAGATCCAAAGAGAGCATTGTACAGTGCAATGACAATTGCCATAGCTTACATATTGGGAGGGGTTGTCCCTCTACTTCCTTACATGTTCATTTCAAAGGCATCAGAGGCTGTTGTGTTCTCAGTTGTGGTTACCTTGGTTGCATTGCTCATTTTTGGTTATGCCAAGGGTCACTTCACTGGCAATAAACCATTCAGGAGCGCTTTGGAAACAGCTTTCATTGGTGCCATTGCCTCTGCAGCTGCTTTTGGTATGGCAAAGGCTTTCAATCCGTAG
- the LOC114178119 gene encoding uncharacterized protein LOC114178119: protein MAESSSSFVVSTSPTRHDVFLSFRGEDTRDNFISHLYAALQRKNIEAYIDYRLQRGEEISPALETAIEESKIYVLVFSENYASSTWCLNELTKILDCKKRYERDVIPVFYKVDPSTVRKQEERYKEAFEEHEQRFKDDMDRVQRWKNALTEAAELSGWDSKVTRPEYKLVEQIVEDILRKLNRYSIINDQRIVGTEKHISEIKSLLHLESSDVRIIGICGMGGIGKTTISKQIYHALALQFDSSSLVLDVQEKLQRDGIDNIRIKYMFELLNETPSPRLLYYNERLKRTKVFLILDDITDSAQVRRLMEGLDSFGQGSRIIMTSRDRQVLKNAGADDIYELKGLNFYDSLKLFNLHAFKQNSSDESTYMDLSIKVLRYAKGIPLVLRLLGSLLYGRKREAWESQLQKLKKCQDLKIFNVLKLSYDGLDEEQKNIFLDIACFYRGHNESMVVKILDDCGFSSLIGMNILKDRCLISILDGRIVMHDLIQEMGQEIVRKECPQHPAKHSRLFKADEIHEILRNNKGSDAIQCILQDVDKMKKVKVHAKAFKMMNNLRMLVLYSYSRFSHSNVFLESSLVSLPDTLKILYWIGFRQKSLPPKFCPQNLVRLEMPRCHLEQLWEGDQVFHVIYVPLCFRLFKIKIKSTSMFSTLYTYKFSQFLCVFFTLFILILFLLEPHNYTYIIRIIFSMLLNIIINQRVCICLVHIVQCPMIVLPILLMIDISSYCPTCIIYSISTLSSIIRIVHSVIFLWQSLPKLKRLNLSYSRKLTRIPDLSLSPNIEEIILSSCQKLINVHSSKLLSKLTCLCLDNCYDLKSVTIPSNILSSSPGLILLSSCDKLEMFSTSQPKSHLKLKRQRGTFSRSHRKKLEYQPGTFSSFPRLKKQFRFFRKSFVSDGLAESTLESYSTISLSIPIFSIIFMRYEEEEKEVTNNNIYVYDERPIQLTGGVPLNYRSLKKLCFIDLSNCSSLTIFPFDLSEMKFLKQLCLRGCSKLETFPEIEDTMEDLAVLVLDNTAIQALPSSLWRLVGLQELSLRSCRNLEIIPSSIGSLTRLCKLDLAYCESLQTFPSTIFRLKLKKLDLCGCLRLTTFPEITEPTQTFAHINLSETLIKELPSSFGNLVKLRSLQLNKCTDLESLPNSIVNLLDLRKLDCSGCVKLTEIPTHIGRLTSLMELSLSETGIVNLPESIAHLSSLKSFDLSDCKKLECIPQIPPCLNQLVALDCTSIRRVMSNSLVRNLSDSKEGVFQFHFTNAQQLDSGARENIEEDARLRMTDDACTSACFCFPGTEVPNWFPFRNEGASVTINDDLRFCSDDRLIGFALCVVFGMLDTNDIGGRRGSFRYSLKFESDDDGTQIIPNNDLLNNYFEWIHKDRLLDQNHTFVWKFNLESLRRSGMSIRLCDARSFTFEISRNDYDFQWPNYDSFVYEFRSVVTIKECGMCPLYSSGCGSNVAQSSRETKEDRKRNAESYLVMKALTNLEKLYLKGQLSIFLFINSLFFRCSKRKERKLIPMAESSSSFVVSTSHTRHDVFLSFRGEDTRDNFISHLFAALQRKNIEAYIDDRLQRGEEISPALETAIEESKIYVIIFSENYASSTWCLNELTKILDCKKRYGRYVIPVFYKVDPSTVRKQEERYKEAFEVHEQLFKDDMDKVLRWKNALTQAAELSGWDSKVTRPEYKLVEQIVEDILRKLNRYSIINDQRIVGTEKHISEIKSLLHLESSDVRIIGICGMGGIGKTTISKQIYHTLALQFDSTSLVLDVQEKLQRDGIDNIRIKYMSELLNETPSPRLSYYNERLKRTKVFLILDDITDSAQVIRLMEGLDSFGQGSRIIMTSRDRQVLKNAGADDIYELKELNFHDSLKLFSLHAFKQNNSQEITYMDLSVKVLIYAKGIPLALQILGSLLYGREREAWESHLQKLEKCQDLKIFDVLKLSYDELDEEQKNIFLDIACFYRGHEETVVAERLDDCGFSSKIEMDVLKDKCLISVLDGRIVMHDLIQEMGQEIVRKECPQHPGKRSRLLKAEEIYEVFRNNKGSDAIQCILANMSKMKEVEVHVQTFEMMNNLRMLMLYSYCDDLEESNVFLESSLVSLPDTLRILYWTGFYQKSLPPKFCPQNLVRLEMPHCHLEQLWEGDQYLPKLKRLNLSGSMKLTRIPDLSLSPNIEEIILSSCEKLTNVHSSKLLSKLTCLCLDNCYDLKCVTVPSNILSRSPGLILLSWCCELEMFSTSQSRFPQVKLGRQRETFSIFPRDEPEHQRRTFLRPSYTMERAYTNQERAVQDYFSTSSEVFSITFDRYEEEENEVTDNNNVYSQSNEVSRKLIEGVPLNFRSLKKLCFIDLLNCSSLAIFPFNLSEMKFLKQLCLRGCSKLETFPEIEDTMEDLAVLVLVDTAIQTLPSSLWRLVGLQELSLSMCRYLEIIPSSIGSLTRLCKLDLRYCESLQTFPSTIFKLKLKKLDLCGCLRLRTFPEITEQAQTFAHINLKQTAIKELPSSFDNLVNLRSLQLNKCTNLESLPNSIVNLKSLCKLDCSGCVKLTEIPTYIGRLSSLTELSLSDTRIVNLPESIAHLSSLKSLDLSDCKKLECIPQIPPFLKQLVALDCPSIRTVMSNSLVQNLSNSKESVFKFHLTNAQQLDSGARANIEEDARLRMSDDAYTSVLFCFPGNAVPEWFRFRGKGRSVTINEDLSFCSDDRLIGFALCVVFGLLDTNDVEARRGYFSYSLKFESDDDGTQNIPNNDVLKSFFEWNGEERPVDEDHTLVWKFTLESLRRSGMSLRLNRARSLSFEMSPYDFDFRWPNYESVVGEFKSVVTIKECGICPLYGSGGNVAQS from the exons CAGCGGTTTAAGGACGACATGGACAGAGTGCAGAGATGGAAGAACGCTCTAACCGAAGCTGCTGAACTCTCCGGTTGGGATTCAAAAGTCACCAG GCCAGAATACAAACTTGTTGAACAAATTGTAGAAGATATTTTGAGAAAACTGAATCGTTATTCCATTATTAATGATCAACGAATCGTCGGCACCGAAAAACATATTAGTGAAATTAAGTCCTTGTTGCATCTTGAGTCATCAGATGTTCGAATCATTGGAATCTGTGGCATGGGAGGAATAGGTAAAACTACAATTTCTAAGCAAATATATCACGCATTGGCATTGCAGTTTGATTCCAGCAGCCTTGTTTTAGACGTTCAAGAAAAACTACAAAGAGATGGAATAGACAATAtcagaataaaatatatgtttgagCTTCTAAATGAAACACCATCCCCTCGTTTGTTATACTACAATGAAAGGCTCAAACGGACAAAGGTTTTCCTCATTCTTGATGATATTACCGATTCAGCTCAAGTTAGAAGACTAATGGAAGGGCTTGATAGTTTTGGGCAGGGAAGTAGAATCATTATGACCAGTAGAGACAGACAAGTGCTTAAGAATGCTGGAGCTGATGATATCTACGAACTTAAGGGGTTGAATTTTTATGATTctctaaaactttttaatttacatGCTTTTAAACAAAATTCTTCAGACGAAAGTACTTACATGGACCTATCAATAAAGGTGTTGAGATATGCAAAAGGAATTCCGTTAGTTCTCCGACTTTTGGGCTCATTGCTTTATGGCAGAAAAAGAGAAGCATGGGAAAGTCAATTGCAAAAGTTGAAAAAGTGCCAagatcttaaaatttttaatgtacTAAAATTAAGTTATGATGGGCTTGACGAGGAGCAGAAGAATATATTTCTTGACATAGCTTGCTTTTACAGAGGACACAACGAGAGTATGGTAGTAAAAATACTAGATGATTGTGGTTTCTCTTCTTTGATTGGAATGAATATTCTCAAAGATAGGTGCCTAATATCTATCTTGGATGGTAGAATTGTGATGCACGATCTAATACAAGAAATGGGTCAAGAGATTGTTCGTAAAGAGTGTCCTCAGCATCCTGCAAAACACAGCCGATTGTTCAAGGCTGACGAAATTCATGAGATTTTAAGAAATAACAAG GGGTCAGATGCAATACAATGTATATTACAAGATGTagacaaaatgaaaaaagttaaaGTACATGCAAAAGCTTTCAAAATGATGAACAATCTTAGGATGCTTGTGCTTTATTCTTATTCTCGGTTTTCGCATTCAAATGTGTTTCTTGAATCATCTCTAGTAAGTCTGCCCGACACTTTAAAGATTCTTTATTGGATTGGTTTCCGACAAAAATCTTTGCCACCGAAATTTTGCCCACAAAATTTAGTGAGACTCGAAATGCCACGCTGCCATCTTGAACAACTTTGGGAAGGAGATCAGGTTTTTCATGTTATTTATGTTCCTTTGTGTTTTAGACttttcaagataaaaataaaatctacaaGCATGTTTTCTACATTGTACACCTACAAGTTTTCACAATTCCTTTGTGTCTTCTTCACATTATTCATTttgatattgtttttattagaaCCACACAATTATACATATATCATTAGAATCATATTTAGCATGCTTctaaacataattataaatcaaAGAGTTTGTATATGTTTGGTGCATATAGTCCAATGTCCCATGATTGTATTACCCATATTATTAATGATAGATATCTCCTCATATTGTCCGACATGCATAATATACAGTATTTCCACATTGTCATCTATTATTAGGAT AGTTCACAGTGTGATCTTTTTGTGGCAGAGTTTACCGAAGTTGAAAAGGCTCAACCTGAGTTATTCTCGAAAACTAACTAGAATACCAGACCTTTCTCTGTCaccaaatattgaagaaataatTCTCAGTAGCTGTCAGAAGTTGATTAATGTTCACTCTTCCAAATTACTCAGCAAGCTCACTTGTTTATGTTTAGATAATTGTTATGATCTGAAGAGTGTAACTATTCCCAGCAATATTCTATCTAGCTCACCAGGATTGATTCTTCTTTCCTCGTGTGACAAGCTTGAAATGTTTTCAACCAGTCAACCTAAATCACATTTGAAATTGAAGCGTCAACGTGGAACTTTCTCAAGATCCCATCGTAAGAAACTGGAGTATCAACCTGGAACTTTCTCAAGTTTCCCCCGTTTGAAAAAACAGTTTCGATTTTTCCGAAAATCCTTTGTTAGTGATGGTCTTGCTGAATCTACTTTGGAGTCTTACTCAACAATATCCCTTTCCATACCAATTTTCTCAATTATTTTCATGAGatatgaggaagaagaaaaagaagtgactaataataatatctacGTATATGACGAAAGGCCGATACAACTCACCGGAGGTGTGCCCTTAAACTATCGAAGTCTCAAGAAGCTTTGTTTCATAGATCTCTCAAACTGTTCTTCCCTTACAATATTTCCATTTGACCTTTCTGAGATGAAATTCCTAAAGCAACTTTGTCTCCGTGGCTGCTCAAAATTGGAAACTTTCCCTGAGATTGAGGACACGATGGAAGATTTAGCTGTTCTCGTCTTAGACAACACAGCCATACAGGCACTACCTTCATCCTTGTGGCGTTTGGTAGGGCTTCAAGAACTGAGTTTGCGAAGCTGCAGGAATCTTGAGATCATTCCATCTTCCATTGGAAGCCTCACCAGACTATGCAAGTTAGACCTTGCCTACTGTGAATCACTTCAAACTTTTCCAAGCACCATTTTCAGATTGAAGTTGAAGAAACTTGATTTGTGTGGCTGCTTAAGGCTGACGACCTTCCCAGAGATCACAGAGCCAACACAAACTTTTGCTCACATTAACTTATCTGAAACGCTTATCAAAGAACTGCCTTCCTCATTTGGCAATTTGGTGAAGCTTCGATCCCTGCAGCTCAACAAATGCACCGATCTCGAGTCACTTCCAAACTCCATTGTTAATCTCTTAGATCTCCGTAAACTTGACTGTTCGGGGTGTGTCAAATTAACAGAAATCCCAACACACATAGGTCGATTGACGTCATTAATGGAACTGTCACTGAGTGAGACCGGAATCGTGAACCTTCCTGAGAGCATTGCTCATCTTTCGAGCTTAAAATCGTTTGATTTGAGCGATTGCAAAAAGCTTGAATGCATCCCTCAGATTCCACCGTGTCTAAACCAACTGGTGGCATTGGATTGCACATCCATTAGAAGAGTGATGTCAAATTCTCTTGTTCGAAACCTCTCAGATTCCAAAGAGGGTGTCTTCCAATTTCATTTCACCAATGCTCAACAACTGGATTCCGGTGCTCGTGAGAACATTGAGGAGGATGCAAGGCTTAGGATGACAGACGATGCATGTACGTCTGCGTGCTTCTGTTTTCCAGGGACTGAAGTTCCTAATTGGTTCCCTTTTCGCAACGAGGGAGCTTCAGTGACTATAAATGATGATTTAAGATTTTGCAGCGATGATAGGCTCATTGGTTTCGCTCTGTGTGTGGTTTTTGGAATGTTAGATACAAATGATATTGGAGGTAGACGTGGTTCTTTTCGTTACAGTCTAAAATTTGAATCCGATGACGATGGCACACAGATTATTCCAAATAATGATTTGTTAAACAACTATTTCGAATGGATTCATAAAGACAGACTTcttgatcaaaatcacacaTTCGTGTGGAAATTTAACTTGGAGTCCCTAAGAAGGAGCGGCATGAGCATTAGGCTCTGTGATGCTCGTAGCTTCACTTTTGAGATCAGTCGGAATGATTATGACTTTCAATGGCCAAATTACGACTCATTTGTATACGAGTTCAGATCAGTTGTCACAATAAAAGAATGCGGCATGTGCCCTCTTTATAGCAGTGGATGTGGAAGCAATGTTGCACAGTCTTCGAGGGAAACAAAGGAAGATAGGAAGAGGAACGCCGAAAGCTACCTTGTGA TGAAGGCATTAACAAATCTTGAGAAGCTGTATTTGAAAGGGCAATTG TCAATTTTTCTGTTCATAAATTCACTCTTCTTCCGCTGCAGTAAGAGAAAGGAGAGAAAATTGATTCCAATGGCAGAGAGTTCTTCATCATTCGTTGTGTCCACTTCTCACACTAGGCATGATGTGTTTCTGAGCTTCAGAGGGGAAGACACGCGTGACAACTTCATCAGTCACCTTTTTGCAGCGCTGCAGAGGAAGAACATTGAAGCATATATTGATGACAGACTACAAAGGGGTGAAGAAATTTCACCTGCACTGGAAACTGCCATAGAAGAATCAAAGATTTATGTCATTATTTTCTCTGAAAACTATGCATCTTCCACTTGGTGTTTGAATGAGCTCACTAAGATACTGGATTGCAAGAAGAGATATGGAAGATATGTGATACCCGTTTTCTACAAGGTGGATCCATCAACTGTGAGGAAGCAGGAAGAGAGATACAAAGAAGCATTCGAAGTGCATGAACAGCTGTTTAAGGACGACATGGACAAAGTGCTGAGATGGAAGAACGCTCTAACCCAAGCTGCTGAACTCTCCGGTTGGGATTCAAAAGTCACCAG GCCAGAATACAAACTTGTTGAACAAATTGTAGAAGATATTTTGAGAAAACTGAATCGTTATTCCATTATTAATGATCAACGAATCGTCGGCACCGAAAAACATATTAGTGAAATTAAGTCCTTGTTGCATCTTGAGTCATCAGATGTTCGAATCATAGGAATTTGTGGCATGGGAGGAATAGGTAAAACTACAATTTCTAAGCAAATATATCACACATTGGCATTGCAGTTTGATTCCACTAGCCTTGTTTTAGACGTTCAAGAAAAACTACAAAGAGATGGAATAGACAATAtcagaataaaatatatgtctGAGCTTCTAAATGAAACACCATCCCCTCGTTTGTCATACTACAATGAAAGGCTCAAACGGACAAAGGTTTTCCTCATTCTTGATGATATTACCGATTCAGCTCAAGTTATAAGATTAATGGAAGGGCTTGATAGTTTTGGGCAGGGAAGTAGAATCATTATGACCAGTAGAGATAGACAAGTGCTTAAAAATGCTGGAGCTGATGATATCTATGAACTTAAGGAGCTGAATTTTCATGATTCTCTAAAACTTTTTAGTTTACATGCTTTTAAGCAAAATAATTCACAAGAAATTACTTACATGGACTTGTCAGTAAAGGTGTTGATATATGCAAAAGGGATTCCATTAGCTCTCCAGATTTTGGGATCATTGCTTTATGGCAGAGAAAGAGAAGCATGGGAGAGTCACTTGCAAAAGTTGGAAAAGTGCCAAGATCTTAAAATTTTCGAtgtattaaaattaagttatgaTGAGCTTGATGAGGAgcagaaaaatatatttcttgaCATAGCTTGCTTTTATAGAGGACATGAAGAGACTGTAGTGGCAGAAAGACTAGATGATTGTGGTTTCTCTTCTAAGATTGAAATGGATGTTCTCAAAGATAAGTGCCTAATATCTGTTTTGGATGGTAGAATTGTGATGCACGATCTAATACAAGAAATGGGTCAAGAAATTGTTCGTAAAGAGTGCCCTCAACATCCTGGAAAACGCAGCCGATTGTTGAAGGCTGAGGAAATTTATGAGGTTTTCAGAAATAACAAG GGGTCAGATGCAATACAATGTATATTAGCAAATatgagcaaaatgaaagaagttGAAGTACATGTACAAACTTTCGAAATGATGAACAATCTTAGGATGCTTATGCTCTATTCTTATTGTGATGATCTCGAGGAATCAAATGTGTTTCTTGAATCATCTCTGGTAAGTCTACCAGACACTTTAAGGATTCTTTATTGGACCGGCTTCTATCAAAAATCTTTGCCACCAAAATTTTGCCCACAAAATCTAGTGAGACTCGAAATGCCGCACTGCCATCTTGAACAACTTTGGGAAGGAGATCAG TATTTACCGAAGTTGAAAAGGCTCAACCTGAGTGGTTCTATGAAACTCACTAGAATACCAGACCTTTCTCTGTCaccaaatattgaagaaataatTCTCAGTAGCTGTGAGAAGTTGACTAATGTTCACTCTTCCAAATTACTCAGCAAACTCACTTGTTTATGTTTAGATAACTGTTATGATCTGAAGTGTGTAACTGTTCCCAGCAATATTCTATCCAGATCACCAGGATTGATTCTTCTTTCCTGGTGTTGCGAGCTTGAAATGTTTTCAACCAGTCAATCCAGATTCCCTCAAGTGAAACTGGGGCGTCAACGTGAAACTTTCTCAATATTCCCTCGCGATGAACCGGAGCATCAACGTAGAACTTTCTTAAGACCCTCTTATACGATGGAGAGGGCTTATACGAATCAGGAGAGGGCGGTACAAGATTATTTCTCAACTTCCAGTGAAGTTTTCTCAATTACTTTTGACAGATATGAGGAGGAAGAAAACGAAGTGactgataataataatgtatactCACAGAGTAATGAAGTGTCCAGAAAACTCATAGAAGGTGTGCCCTTAAACTTTCGAAGTCTCAAGAAGCTCTGTTTCATAGATCTCTTAAACTGTTCTTCCCTTGCAATATTTCCATTTAACCTTTCTGAGATGAAATTCCTAAAGCAACTTTGTCTCCGTGGCTGCTCAAAATTGGAAACTTTCCCTGAGATTGAGGACACGATGGAAGATCTAGCGGTGCTCGTTTTAGTTGACACAGCCATTCAGACACTACCTTCATCCTTGTGGCGTTTGGTAGGGCTTCAAGAACTGAGTTTGAGCATGTGCCGGTATCTTGAGATTATTCCATCTTCCATTGGAAGCCTCACCAGACTGTGCAAGTTAGACCTTCGCTACTGTGAATCACTTCAAACTTTTCCAAGCACCATTTTCAAATTGAAGTTGAAGAAACTTGATTTGTGTGGTTGCTTAAGGTTGAGGACCTTCCCAGAGATCACGGAACAGGCACAAACTTTTGCTCACATTAACCTAAAACAAACGGCTATCAAAGAACTGCCTTCCTCGTTTGACAATTTGGTTAATCTTCGATCCCTGCAGCTCAACAAATGCACCAATCTCGAATCACTCCCAAACTCCATTGTTAATCTGAAGAGTCTCTGTAAACTTGATTGTTCGGGGTGTGTCAAATTAACAGAAATCCCAACATACATCGGTCGTTTGTCGTCATTAACGGAACTGTCACTGAGTGATACAAGAATCGTGAACCTTCCTGAGAGCATTGCCCATCTTTCAAGCTTGAAATCACTTGATTTAAGTGACTGCAAAAAGCTAGAATGCATCCCACAGATTCCACCATTTCTGAAACAACTGGTGGCATTGGATTGCCCATCCATTAGAACAGTGATGTCAAATTCTCTTGTTCAAAACCTCTCAAACTCCAAAGAGAGTGTCTTCAAATTTCATTTGACCAACGCTCAACAACTGGATTCAGGTGCTCGTGCTAACATTGAGGAGGATGCAAGGCTTAGGATGAGCGACGATGCATATACGTCTGTGTTGTTCTGTTTTCCAGGGAATGCAGTTCCTGAATGGTTCCGTTTTCGTGGGAAGGGACGTTCAGTGACCATAAATGAAGATTTAAGCTTCTGCAGCGATGATAGGCTCATTGGTTTCGCTTTGTGTGTCGTTTTTGGACTGTTGGATACGAATGATGTTGAAGCTAGACGTGGTTATTTTAGTTACAGCCTAAAATTTGAATCTGACGATGATGGAACACAGAATATTCCAAATAATGATGTGTTAAAAAGCTTTTTCGAATGGAATGGTGAAGAGAGACCTGTTGATGAAGATCACACATTGGTGTGGAAATTTACGTTGGAGTCCCTAAGGAGGAGCGGCATGAGCCTTAGGCTCAATCGTGCTCGCAGCTTGAGTTTTGAGATGAGTCCGTACGACTTTGACTTTCGGTGGCCAAATTACGAGTCAGTTGTGGGAGAGTTCAAATCAGTTGTGACAATAAAAGAATGCGGAATATGCCCTCTTTATGGCAGCGGAGGCAATGTTGCACAGTCTTGA